The following DNA comes from Streptococcus pasteurianus.
ATGGTATCCCAGCTAACCAAAACTTTGTTTGCCCAGCTTGCCGCTCTGCTGTCCGTTTAAAAAATGGCAAAGTTATGCGTCCGCACTTTGCTCATGTTTCTTTGGATAAGTGTGATTTTTATAGTGAAAATGAAAGCAGTGAGCACCTTCAGTTAAAAGCGGCGCTTTATCATGCTGTGTCGCGGACTGAACAAGTCGTGGTTGAAAAAGTTTTACCAGATTTACATCAGGTGGCTGATTTATTTGTCAATGATAATTTGGCTTTAGAAGTGCAATGTTCGCGCTTATCAGAACAGCGATTATTTCAACGCACAAAAGCCTATCAAAGTCATGGTATTCAAGTACTTTGGTTGTTGGGGGAAAAGTTGTGGCTTGGCAATCGTTTATCACCTTTGCAACGTCATTTTCTTTATTTTTCGCAGAATATGGGCTTTCATTTGTGGGAGTTGGATGTCACAAAACAACTCATTCGTTTACATTATTTAATCTATGAAGATTTGCATGGCAAGGTTCACTATCTAACCAAGACTTGTTCATTTTCAGATGATATTATGGCATTTTTTCGACTTCCTTATCGACAGCAGAAGCTTTCAACTTACGAGGTAAACCAAGACCAAACCTTATTAACCTATATTCAAAAACAGTTATCTTCTCGCCATTCAATTTGGTTAAAAAGGCAAGAAAAAGCTTATTTAAAAGGGAAAAATTTGCTAAGTTTGCCTTTATCGGCTTATTTTCCACAAGTTCGTCCTTTTGATTTTGTTGAGGGGTTCTGTCAGATTTCGCAAGATTTATCACCGTTTTACGAAAATTTTCATCGCTTTTATCAAAATCAAACAGAAAAAGAACGTCAATGGCTTTATCCGCCAGCTTATTATGATAAAATGGTAAATAAACCTCAAAAAGGAGAATGTGATGTCAGATAATCGTAGTCATATTGATGAAAAATACCAATGGGATTTAAGCACAGTTTTTGCTACAGATGATGCTTGGGAAGCGGAGCTGGCTAGTCTTGATAGTGATTTAGAAAATGCTAAAGCTTACAAAGGACGTTTGACAGCGTCAAGTAATGATTTGCTTGCTATTACGGAAAGTTACCTTGCCTTGTCGCGTCGTTTGGAGAAGCTTTATGTTTATGCTTCAATGAAAAACGACCAAGATACAACAGTAGCCAAATACCAAGAATACCAAGCTAAAGCAACAGCAATCTATGCCAAGTTTAGTGAAATTTTTGCTTTTTACGAACCTGAATTGATGCAATTGTCTAAAGAAGCTTTTGAGGATTTCGTGGCAGAAACACCAGCTTTATCTGCTTATGCACATTTCTTTGAGCAACTTTTCAAACGTCAACCGCATGTTTTGTCACAGGCTGAGGAAGAATTATTAGCAGGTGCGCAAGAAATTTTTGGAGCTGCAGGAGAAACATTTGGGCTTTTGGATAATGCTGACATCATTTTTCCAATCGTTCCAGATGATGAGGGCAAAGAAATTCAGCTAACGCATGGTAATTTCATTAGCTTGTTAGAATCAAAAAATCGTGATGTCCGCAAAGAAGCTTACCAAGCTTTGTATGCAACTTATGAACAATTCCAACACACTTATGCGAAAACCTTGCAAACCAATGTCAAAGTGCATAACTATGAAGCGCGTGTTCATCATTTTAAATCAGCACGTGAGGCAGCACTTTCGGCTAATTTTATTCCAGAATCTGTTTATGATACCTTGATTGAAACGGTCAATGCTAACCTGCCTTTGCTTCATCGTTACGTGGAACTTCGCAAGAAAATCCTTAAACTGGATGATTTGAAAATGTACGATATTCATACGCCACTTTCTGAAATGGATATGAGTTTTACCTATGAAGAAGCTTTGGTAAAAGCTGAAGATGTCTTGGCTGTTTTTGGCAAAGAATATTCTGAGCGTGTTCATCGTGCTTTTACAGAACGCTGGATTGACGTCCATGTCAATAAAGGCAAACGCTCTGGTGCCTACTCTGGTGGTTCGTATGATACGAATGCTTTCATGCTGTTAAATTGGCAAGATACCTTGGATAATTTGTTTACCTTAGTTCACGAAACAGGGCACAGCTTGCATTCGACATTTACACGTGAAAATCAACCCTATGTTTATGGAGATTACAGTATTTTCTTGGCAGAAATTGCTTCAACAACTAATGAAAATATTTTGACAGAAACACTTTTGAAAGAAGTTGATGATGACAAAGCACGCTTTGCAATTTTGAATCATTATCTTGATGGTTTCAAGAGTACCATTTTCCGCCAAGCACAATTTGCGGAATTTGAAGATATCATTCATAAGGCAGACCAAGCTGGAGAAGTGTTGACGAGTGATTACCTCAACCAACTTTATGCCGACTTAAACGAGAAATATTATGGACTCAGCAAAACAGACAACCTAGAAATCCAATACGAATGGGCACGCATTCCGCATTTCTACTACAATTACTATGTTTACCAATACGCCACAGGATTTGCGGCAGCTAGTTATTTAGCTGATAAGGTTGTTCACGGTACACAAGCTGATATTGACCGCTACCTTGATTATCTGAAAGCAGGTAATTCTGATTATCCGCTTAATGTGATCAAAAAAGCTGGTGTGGATATGACAACAAGTGCTTATCTAGACGCTGCTTTCCGAATTTTTGAGGAACGCTTGGATGAGTTGGAAGCTTTAATTGAAAAAGGAGCACATCTATAAAATTATAGCGAGGTTGAGTATTCTAACCTCGTTTTTATGTTATAATAGAAAAAATTTTGGGGAGGTGCTGGCATGGAAATTAGGAAACTAGATGTTAGTGATGAAGCGGCTTACCGAGCTTATCAAACGGCTTTGGAAAATGACGATAATCCCTTTATCACGACACGTGAGATTGGTGATTTTAAAACCTTTGTGGAAAATAGCAGAGCGCAAGAAACACAAACTACTAACCCTGATTATTCAACGATGACGACCTATTATGCCTTTTTGAATGGGAAAATTGCTGCGCTTATATCTTGTCGTTGGCAGCTGGAAAAGGGCAATCTTGCGACGATTGGTGGACATATCGGATATCAAACCTCACCAGAATTTAGACGACAAGGTATCATGACCAGACTTCTCAGCTTTGCCCTTGAGCAATATGCCAAACGTGGCATCAATCCTGTGCTTATCACAGCGCGTGAGGACAATATTGCCAGTCGTAGAACCATTGAAAAAGCTGGCGGTATTTTGGAAAATATTATCGATTTAGAGGATGGGCATCGTCTAGCGCGTTATTGGATTACCTTGGACTTGGAGAATTCAGATTAATATTGAAATGAGGAGACAGAAGTGACAACATTTATTTGGGATTTTGACGGAACTTTGGTGGATTCCTACGAAGCGATTGGGCAAGCCTTGCAAGTGACTTATGCGCATTATGGCTTGGCTTTTGATGAACAATGGATTATGGATTTTATTATCAAAGAATCGGTCAAAGCTTTGCTTTATCAAGTGGCAAAAGAGCAAGAATTAGATTTTACGGAGCTATCAGCTTTCTTTAAAAAAGAGCAGGAAGCGCGTGATTATCTGATAAAACCCATGCCACATTTAACAGAGGTTCTTGCGGCAACCAAACAAAAAGGAGTGACACACTTTGCCTATACGCATAAAGGTATCACGGCAAATGATGTTTTAGAAAGACTAGGCGTGCATCAGTATTTTACAGAAGTGGTGACATCAGCAAATGGCTTCGCTCGTAAGCCTGAACCCGAAGCGATTAACTACCTTCTTGAAAAATATGAGTTGGATAAAACAAGCACTTATTACGTTGGTGACCGTCGTCTTGACGTTGAAGCTGCCGAAAATGCAGGCATTAAATCAATTAATCTCGGTCAACCGTCATCAAAAATCAATCAACACATTGCTGATTTATCCGATATTGTGGCACTTTTTAATGACTAAAAATCGAAGAAAGCCTATTCACAACGGGTTTATTTTGCTATATAATAAGAGTTATGGTTAAATCATATTCAAAAACAGCAAATCACAATATGCGTCGTCCCGTAGTGAAAGAAGACATTGTTCGCTATATGCGAACACATCAGAAGCAAAATGAGGGCTATCTGGCAGAATTGGAAGCATTTGCTCATCAAGAAAATATCCCTATTATTCAGCATGAAGTTGTGGCTTATTTTCGTTTTTTGATGCAAACATTGCAGCCAAAAAATATTTTAGAGATTGGCACAGCTATCGGATTTTCAGCACTTTTAATGGCAGAAAATGCCCCAGATGCGAAGATTACGACACTTGACCGTAATCCTGAAATGATTGCCTTCGCCAAGGAAAATTTTGCTAAGTATGACACTCGCAAACAAATTACTTTGCTTGAAGGAGATGCCGTTGATACTCTTTCGACACTTGATGGGGAATTTGACTTTGTTTTTATGGATTCAGCGAAATCAAAATACATTGTCTTTCTGCCAGAAGTCTTGAAACATTTGAAAGTCGGCGGAGTCATTGTCTTTGATGATGTTTTCCAAGGCGGGGATATTGTCAAGCCAATCGAAGAAGTGCGCCGCGGACAACGGACAATCTATCGTGGGCTTCAACGATTGTTTGATGCGACACTGGATAATCCAAATTTAACAGCAACCTTACTTCCGTTAAGCGACGGATTATTGATGATTCGTAAAAATACAGCAGATATATCACTGTAAAATTAAGCAATATTTAAGTTATTGTGATATACTAGTGGAGTTAAAGACAAATTAAGGAGTTTAATAACAATGGCCAACAAAGAAAAATCAGGGTTTAAGAAAGTTATCCAAAGTAAAGCTTTCAAAGGTGTTTCAATTGCAGTAGCTTCAGCTCTTATCGGTGCAGGTGTAACTTACCTTGCTACTAACAGCAATTCAGAAACAAAAGCTCTTGTTACCATGAAAGGTGATACTATCACAGTATCAGACTTCTACAGTGCTGCAAAAAGTTCAAAATCTTCACAACAAACAATGTTGAACTTGATTTTGTCACGTGTCTTTGAAGACCAATATGGAAGCAAAGTTTCAGATAAAGAAGTGACTGAAGCTTACAATAAAACTGCTTCATCATATGGTTCATCATTCTCAAGTGCACTTCAAGCTGCTGGTTTGACAACAGATACTTACAAGCAACAAATTCGCACATCAATGTTAGTGGAATATGCTGTTAAAGAAGCTGCCAAAGATAAATTGACAACTAAAAACTACAAAGAAGCTTACAAAGATTACACCCCTGATACAACAGCTACAGTTATTGCTTTGAGCAACGAAGACAAAGCTAACTCAGTTCACGATCAAGCAACTGCGGATGGCGCTGATTTTGATAAAATCGCTAAAGAAAACACAATAGCTAAGAAAACTGAATACACATTTGACTCAGCAGATACAAAACTTCCAACAGATGTTATGGATGCTGCATTCAAACAAAATGAAGGTTCAGTTTCAGATGTTATCAAAGTAATGAATTCTTCAACATATTCATACACATACTACATCGTTAAGACAACTAAGAAAACAGATAAAAACTCTGATTGGAAGACATACAAAAAACGCTTGAAGAAAGCTATCATGGCTAAATATCAAAACGACACAAACTTCCAAAATCAAGTTATTGCTAAAGCTCTTGATAAAGCTAACGTGAAGATTAAAGATAACACCTTTGCAAGTATTCTTTCACAATATGCAACAAGCTCATCATCAAGTTCTTCAGCTTCATCATCAAAAGCTTCATCAACTTCTTCTGAAGCAAGCTCATCAAGTTCAACAGAAGAATCATCAACAACTGAATCATCTACAGATTCAGCTGAATAAGCTACTTGACCAGAAGCTTAAAATACAGTACAATTAAAAAGATTGAGAATCGTTTTTAAAAATTCAGATTCAGAAAAGTGGCGGTTGCTGCGAGCCATGGATGAAGTTAAAAATGTGCTACTCATGTTTTCTAATTGTCAATATTGGTAACCGAGTTACCAGGGTCAAATGCAAGAAAAAACAATTTAAGAGATAAATGAAGAATGACAGGTTCATTGAAAAGAGGTGGTACCGTGGCTAACGTCACCCTCTATGAGATGGACTTGCCGTTTTTTGTATCCTTAATGGCATAAAAGATGATTTCAATCTATGGCAAGCGTTGTAACATCGCTTAGTAACAAGAAAAGGAAAGATAAAATGAAACAATTGACTAGTGCGCAAGTGCGCCAAATGTGGCTAGACTTCTGGAAATCAAAAGGTCACTCTGTTGAACCTTCTGCAAACTTGGTTCCTGTAAACGACCCAACTTTGTTGTGGATCAACTCAGGTGTTGCCACACTTAAAAAATACTTTGATGGTTCAGTAATTCCAGAAAACCCACGTATCACTAATGCTCAAAAAGCTATCCGTACAAATGACATCGAAAACGTTGGTAAAACAGCTCGTCACCATACAATGTTTGAAATGTTGGGTAACTTCTCTGTTGGTGATTACTTCCGTGATGAAGCAATCACTTGGGGATTTGAATTATTGACAAGTCCAGAATGGTTTGACTTCCCTAAAGATAAACTTTACATGACTTACTACCCAGATGATAAAGACACTTACAACCGTTGGATTTCACTTGGTGTTGAACCAAGTCACT
Coding sequences within:
- the pepF gene encoding oligoendopeptidase F; its protein translation is MSDNRSHIDEKYQWDLSTVFATDDAWEAELASLDSDLENAKAYKGRLTASSNDLLAITESYLALSRRLEKLYVYASMKNDQDTTVAKYQEYQAKATAIYAKFSEIFAFYEPELMQLSKEAFEDFVAETPALSAYAHFFEQLFKRQPHVLSQAEEELLAGAQEIFGAAGETFGLLDNADIIFPIVPDDEGKEIQLTHGNFISLLESKNRDVRKEAYQALYATYEQFQHTYAKTLQTNVKVHNYEARVHHFKSAREAALSANFIPESVYDTLIETVNANLPLLHRYVELRKKILKLDDLKMYDIHTPLSEMDMSFTYEEALVKAEDVLAVFGKEYSERVHRAFTERWIDVHVNKGKRSGAYSGGSYDTNAFMLLNWQDTLDNLFTLVHETGHSLHSTFTRENQPYVYGDYSIFLAEIASTTNENILTETLLKEVDDDKARFAILNHYLDGFKSTIFRQAQFAEFEDIIHKADQAGEVLTSDYLNQLYADLNEKYYGLSKTDNLEIQYEWARIPHFYYNYYVYQYATGFAAASYLADKVVHGTQADIDRYLDYLKAGNSDYPLNVIKKAGVDMTTSAYLDAAFRIFEERLDELEALIEKGAHL
- a CDS encoding HAD-IA family hydrolase codes for the protein MTTFIWDFDGTLVDSYEAIGQALQVTYAHYGLAFDEQWIMDFIIKESVKALLYQVAKEQELDFTELSAFFKKEQEARDYLIKPMPHLTEVLAATKQKGVTHFAYTHKGITANDVLERLGVHQYFTEVVTSANGFARKPEPEAINYLLEKYELDKTSTYYVGDRRLDVEAAENAGIKSINLGQPSSKINQHIADLSDIVALFND
- a CDS encoding O-methyltransferase, with product MVKSYSKTANHNMRRPVVKEDIVRYMRTHQKQNEGYLAELEAFAHQENIPIIQHEVVAYFRFLMQTLQPKNILEIGTAIGFSALLMAENAPDAKITTLDRNPEMIAFAKENFAKYDTRKQITLLEGDAVDTLSTLDGEFDFVFMDSAKSKYIVFLPEVLKHLKVGGVIVFDDVFQGGDIVKPIEEVRRGQRTIYRGLQRLFDATLDNPNLTATLLPLSDGLLMIRKNTADISL
- a CDS encoding GNAT family N-acetyltransferase yields the protein MEIRKLDVSDEAAYRAYQTALENDDNPFITTREIGDFKTFVENSRAQETQTTNPDYSTMTTYYAFLNGKIAALISCRWQLEKGNLATIGGHIGYQTSPEFRRQGIMTRLLSFALEQYAKRGINPVLITAREDNIASRRTIEKAGGILENIIDLEDGHRLARYWITLDLENSD
- a CDS encoding peptidyl-prolyl cis-trans isomerase, which encodes MANKEKSGFKKVIQSKAFKGVSIAVASALIGAGVTYLATNSNSETKALVTMKGDTITVSDFYSAAKSSKSSQQTMLNLILSRVFEDQYGSKVSDKEVTEAYNKTASSYGSSFSSALQAAGLTTDTYKQQIRTSMLVEYAVKEAAKDKLTTKNYKEAYKDYTPDTTATVIALSNEDKANSVHDQATADGADFDKIAKENTIAKKTEYTFDSADTKLPTDVMDAAFKQNEGSVSDVIKVMNSSTYSYTYYIVKTTKKTDKNSDWKTYKKRLKKAIMAKYQNDTNFQNQVIAKALDKANVKIKDNTFASILSQYATSSSSSSSASSSKASSTSSEASSSSSTEESSTTESSTDSAE
- a CDS encoding competence protein CoiA, whose protein sequence is MLSALDENGRLVSLLDGIPANQNFVCPACRSAVRLKNGKVMRPHFAHVSLDKCDFYSENESSEHLQLKAALYHAVSRTEQVVVEKVLPDLHQVADLFVNDNLALEVQCSRLSEQRLFQRTKAYQSHGIQVLWLLGEKLWLGNRLSPLQRHFLYFSQNMGFHLWELDVTKQLIRLHYLIYEDLHGKVHYLTKTCSFSDDIMAFFRLPYRQQKLSTYEVNQDQTLLTYIQKQLSSRHSIWLKRQEKAYLKGKNLLSLPLSAYFPQVRPFDFVEGFCQISQDLSPFYENFHRFYQNQTEKERQWLYPPAYYDKMVNKPQKGECDVR